Sequence from the Zeugodacus cucurbitae isolate PBARC_wt_2022May chromosome 2, idZeuCucr1.2, whole genome shotgun sequence genome:
AGAGGGATTAAGTTGTCTCAACATCATAAAATACTACTAATGATAAATAAACTTAAGTTAATTGTCGGCTTAGATTTCGGCGACTCCTCGTAAAGCACCTTACCGCAATCACTCTTTAACGGCAGCTTAACCCGCACTACTCAATGGACTGTATGAAAGTGATGTACGACATGGCGGCCTTCAAAATctgccaataaaatatttattatccaCTAACTTGCCACACAATTAAGTACGATGAAAACGACATATCACGTTTATGCAGCACTTACGCTCATGAAATTGGCCAGCGAAGCCTCATAGAAGCCGGCGCTAATGATGATCTCACGCTGTGAGCGAAGCATCATCAGCCGCAGAACGTGGCGATGACGAGGCGGTAAATTGTACCATTGCGACATTTGAACGGCCGTGCCGACGGCGGAGCTCTGCGGCGCAATAAATTCACGAATTTAATAAAAGCCAAGAAAGAAATTgccaaaaaacaagaaaagagtACAAAGAAACCTACATATAAAcgtatagcaacaacaagaaaatttgTACctcaattttgagaaattcagCGCCGTAACAGTAAATCAGCAATTGCAGCAGAATTGAGCTAAGAAACGTACAATAGACCACCATCTCCATGATAACGCCCATATTCTGcaacaaccacaaaaaaaaagatgACGAAAGTAGAGCAAATAAAGGAAAGAAATCGTAAAGTAGAGCGATTGGTGGGAGGAGTATGGTACAAAACTTGGCACAAAACCACATTTGGCGCGCTCACCGTCACCAGCTGATAAATGATGACACACACTTGCAGCGATGTCATCAGAAATTGTCCGAAAATTATCGGTTTGAAAATACGCTGCACACTCTGCGACAGTTCCAACAGTCGTACGTGGTAGTGCACGTAGATACGCAGCTCCTGCTGTATGAGGGCGTCGGATTTGTCGTACGTATTTGTCTCGATGAAATACTGCAAAGCTTGAAAATGACCACGCAGATTTGTGGTGAACGAGACAAAGAGACCATCCACAGATGTTGCATGCATCACCACTACTATTGTGATGAGTATTGTGTAAATGTAGGCGAATTGATAGCCAGGCGGAGACTCGAAGTCGAAGGGGAACCTGAGGGGTAGGCGGAAAGAAATTTTGATTGCAATTTGTTAGTAATCACTTATAATCAACGGTAAATTAagcaataattatattggaatGAAGTAATCTTCGTATGAACGAAATACCCAATTCttatatattctttaaataaaaaaggaactAACGAACTAATCAAAGagatattttgataaattcggACCGAAGATTACATATGTAAGCACACTGtataataacagtaaaaatatGTACGTTAATTCAGCGGACTTGGACCAGAGATGACCTAGTAAATACCCAGTACCTTGTAAATGAGCCAAGGcattaaatgttgttgttgtagcaatggTGGAAAACATATCCGAAATAACTTGGCCTTGGTCATTGGAATATAAAACCGGGTTGGTTCTGCTTACGTAGACCCGGCAGTCCTGGGAACGATAATATCTGTCAGACGACTTGTTTTTGCTAGCTTTCGATGTATTCCACGTTTTCAATATTCGtaatatgaaagaaaatatcTATTAGGTACGCTGAGTCCGAATCTGAGATCGTAAGATAACAGAAATCGATCTCAATGAAAGTAAGCGATACTAGTCGctgatttattaatttaagaCTTTACTTTAGACCCTGGTTAGGTTTCTTCAACTATTTTATCCAATTTTTCGAGAGCAAATCTCTCAAGCAGCTAAGATCGGACCGAATTAGAGCCGGTTCTTACTTCAAAGGCTGGAAGATAGGACGATCATATCCACTACGATATATATTTACTGTCTTTATGTGgtaaaatttgatatatataggTTCGAAACATTTAAAGTAAGATCTCTAATTTATCTAGAGAAATGTCCATTCTCCATAAAAACATCACACATAAGAAAAAACTCAATACAATTTCGGATTTCAAAAGCTTAACCTAATTCCCTTACCTCATTGGCATTGGTAACTCCAGCACAAGCGGCTTGATCTGAAATTTTGCCCAAATCATGCTCACTAACGGTTTTATTGTGAAGTATAAACCAGTGCATGAGACACTATAAAAGTAGAGTTTGACAAATCTCTTTGCACCCACATTGACCGTCACCAGACACCGTTTGGCACCCGCTTCATGTACTGTGCAaaatataagcaacaacaacaacaacaaaacaagtgaAGAGCGAAAGTTATGCAACAGCAATTACACCAGCTCACCCCGCTACCGACAagcgcacatacatacttacattcatCGTACATGCGTTCGAACTCGGCCATTAGGCTTTTGAACTCACGCTTGTAAGCGAGAAATGTTGAGGTCTTGATCACCGTCAGTACATTGGTGAAGACAATACTGAGGCAAGCCGTCGCCAATGCCAAATCATCGATATGATAAATAATGTAATCCATCATTGGCAATTGTGCCgacatcatcaacaacaacaagagagcGTACTTCAGCGTTTGGCTATGGCGAAAGCAACGCATCTGCCACGACTTCGATTTTTGCTCATCGCCGGCCGTTTCATTGTCATCATCGTAGATGTCTTGGTGGCCCATTAGACGCAGACAATTGCGTTGTATCCTAAATAAATCCTCAGGCATTGTTTGCTTTGTAGCGACGGCGTCTACTTATGCAGTCGGCGGTGGGTACAATGAGTATCACCTACGACTAACTACTCGAACTTCAGGCTGATTCTCAAGTGCTGGCGCGTTCCAATTCCAGCTCTGCGACAATATTTCACTTTCGGCTTTCTGATTGTCTATGCTGCGGCGTCAAGAGTTTTATTACTTCGCCTCGCCGTTTGGCCATTTCGCCATTTCGCCATTTCtattgtgtattgtgtgtgtcgCACAGTTATTTAAGGGTTTcaagagacacacacacacaattgacGTGTAATTAATTGTCACATTTGATGCGATAATTACTTGTTTTGTATGTCGCTGGAACGTTTGCCGTAATCATCGtatcgaaattgaaaattttcaatttcaattattcaACAGTTATGCTTAGAATATTGAGTTGGCGCTTGGTGCGAGTGTTGCGAGTGTTGCGGATGGGGTTCTAAATTTGTTTGTGATTACATGTTGACAGTTTAATTCCCGCGCACTATTGTTACATTTAATTACAGTTGGCGTAATTACCATGAACAGCGGGCCGATAATGAAGATAATGACTCTCTTAAAAAGTTAATTGTTTGTCCATTGTCGATGGTAAAGGACTTGCTATTAATTATTGCTTGTTTCGAACATAAACAAATAGAAATTAATGTCACTCATCAGTCAAATTAATATGAGAAATAATACAGGATTAAGGgaaaaataacgggtgatttttttgaggttaggattttcatgcattagtatttgacagatcacgtgggatttcagacatggtgtcaaagagaaagatgctcagtatgctttgacatttcatcatgaatagacttactaacgagcaacgcttgcaaatcattgaattttattaccaaaatcagtgttcggttcgacaaatcgaaaaatc
This genomic interval carries:
- the LOC105211957 gene encoding odorant receptor 82a, translating into MPEDLFRIQRNCLRLMGHQDIYDDDNETAGDEQKSKSWQMRCFRHSQTLKYALLLLLMMSAQLPMMDYIIYHIDDLALATACLSIVFTNVLTVIKTSTFLAYKREFKSLMAEFERMYDELHEAGAKRCLVTVNVGAKRFVKLYFYSVSCTGLYFTIKPLVSMIWAKFQIKPLVLELPMPMRFPFDFESPPGYQFAYIYTILITIVVVMHATSVDGLFVSFTTNLRGHFQALQYFIETNTYDKSDALIQQELRIYVHYHVRLLELSQSVQRIFKPIIFGQFLMTSLQVCVIIYQLVTNMGVIMEMVVYCTFLSSILLQLLIYCYGAEFLKIESSAVGTAVQMSQWYNLPPRHRHVLRLMMLRSQREIIISAGFYEASLANFMSILKAAMSYITFIQSIE